One region of Caldimonas thermodepolymerans genomic DNA includes:
- a CDS encoding FKBP-type peptidyl-prolyl cis-trans isomerase, giving the protein MAVVQPGSYLTLHYRLAGPDGADIINTFGGTPATLPLGTGELAPAMEQRLIGLEEGARARFEIPAGEAFGERNPDMVQRVKRKLLDELGDPDEVYHVGDVVQFPTPDGEGSYAGVVREVGEDWVLFDFNHPLAGQPVVFEVEVIGVL; this is encoded by the coding sequence GTGGCCGTCGTACAACCGGGGTCGTACCTGACCCTGCATTACCGCCTGGCCGGCCCCGACGGGGCCGACATCATCAACACCTTCGGGGGGACCCCCGCCACGTTGCCGCTGGGCACGGGCGAGCTCGCGCCCGCCATGGAGCAGCGCCTGATCGGGCTGGAAGAGGGCGCGCGCGCCCGCTTCGAGATCCCCGCCGGCGAGGCCTTCGGCGAACGCAACCCGGACATGGTGCAGCGCGTCAAGCGCAAGCTGCTGGACGAACTGGGCGACCCGGACGAGGTCTACCATGTCGGCGACGTCGTGCAGTTCCCGACGCCCGACGGCGAGGGCAGCTACGCCGGTGTCGTGCGCGAGGTCGGCGAGGACTGGGTGCTGTTCGACTTCAACCACCCGCTGGCCGGCCAGCCGGTGGTGTTCGAGGTCGAAGTGATCGGGGTGCTGTGA
- the radC gene encoding RadC family protein — protein sequence MLLKDLPQDARPREKLLSLGPGALADAELLALLLRTGVRGMSVLQLAEHLLERFGGIAGLLHAEAGALDGVKGLGPAKRAELVAVLELARRALAQELKARPAFASPDQVKDYLRLQLGARDHEVFAVLFLDAQNRLLALEELFRGTLTQTSVYPREVVKRALAHNAAAVILAHNHPSGVAEPSRADEYLTRTLKQALGLVDVQVLDHIVVGRDQAVSFAERGLL from the coding sequence ATGCTCCTCAAGGATCTGCCCCAGGACGCGCGTCCGCGCGAGAAGCTCCTGAGCCTGGGCCCCGGCGCCCTGGCCGATGCCGAACTGCTGGCCCTGCTGCTGCGCACCGGCGTGCGCGGCATGTCGGTGCTGCAGCTGGCCGAGCACCTGCTCGAACGCTTCGGCGGCATCGCCGGGCTGCTGCATGCCGAGGCCGGAGCGCTGGACGGCGTCAAGGGCCTGGGACCGGCCAAGCGCGCCGAGCTGGTGGCGGTGCTGGAGCTGGCCCGCCGGGCGCTGGCGCAGGAGCTGAAGGCGCGCCCCGCCTTCGCCTCGCCGGACCAGGTCAAGGACTACCTGCGGCTGCAGCTCGGCGCGCGCGACCACGAGGTGTTCGCGGTGCTTTTCCTCGATGCGCAGAACCGCCTGCTGGCGCTGGAGGAACTGTTCCGCGGCACGCTCACCCAAACCAGTGTCTACCCGCGCGAGGTGGTCAAGCGTGCGCTGGCGCACAACGCCGCCGCGGTCATCCTGGCGCACAACCACCCGTCGGGCGTGGCCGAGCCGTCCCGGGCCGACGAATACCTGACGCGCACGCTCAAGCAGGCGCTGGGACTGGTGGACGTGCAGGTGCTGGACCACATCGTGGTCGGCCGCGACCAGGCGGTGTCGTTCGCCGAGCGGGGCTTGTTGTGA
- a CDS encoding Smr/MutS family protein, with protein sequence MKARSFADLGELKKALQRQAEEAARQEAQRRAAEERERRERELFARTVGPVTALKDTGRAEIARPRPVPAPLQRRLDEEAVLREAISDEFDVESLLETDEALSYRRPGIGPDVVKRLRRGDWVIQRQVDLHGLRRDEARERLAEFLREAVKQGLRCVRVIHGKGNGSPGREPVLKGKVRSWLVQKDEVIAFTQARAADGGQGALVVLLLQPSRPGARR encoded by the coding sequence ATGAAGGCCCGGAGCTTCGCCGACCTGGGCGAACTGAAGAAGGCGCTCCAGCGCCAGGCCGAGGAAGCCGCGCGGCAGGAAGCGCAGCGCCGGGCCGCCGAGGAACGCGAACGCCGCGAGCGCGAGCTGTTCGCGCGCACCGTGGGGCCGGTCACCGCGCTGAAGGACACCGGCCGCGCCGAGATCGCCCGCCCCCGCCCGGTGCCGGCACCGCTGCAGCGGCGGCTGGACGAGGAAGCGGTGCTGCGCGAGGCGATCTCCGACGAGTTCGACGTCGAGTCGCTGCTCGAGACCGACGAGGCGCTGTCCTACCGGCGGCCGGGCATCGGCCCGGACGTGGTCAAGCGCCTGCGGCGCGGCGACTGGGTGATCCAGCGCCAGGTCGACCTGCACGGCCTGCGCCGCGACGAGGCGCGCGAGCGGCTGGCCGAATTCCTGCGCGAGGCCGTCAAGCAGGGCCTGCGCTGCGTGCGCGTGATCCACGGCAAGGGCAACGGCTCGCCCGGGCGCGAGCCGGTGCTCAAGGGCAAGGTGCGCAGCTGGCTGGTGCAGAAGGACGAGGTGATCGCCTTCACCCAGGCGCGCGCGGCCGACGGCGGCCAGGGCGCGCTGGTGGTGCTGCTGCTGCAGCCGTCGCGGCCCGGCGCCCGCCGCTGA
- a CDS encoding group II truncated hemoglobin: MTEDHTTTQQPASAFEWIGGEARVRELVDRFYDLMDLEPAYRELRALHPTHLDGSRDKLYWFLCGWLGGPQHYVERFGHPRLRARHLPFPIGIRERDQWLACMDQAMEELQLDPALVTRLREAFFNTADWMRNRGG; encoded by the coding sequence ATGACCGAAGACCACACCACCACGCAGCAGCCGGCCTCCGCGTTCGAATGGATCGGCGGCGAGGCCCGGGTCCGCGAGCTGGTCGACCGCTTCTACGACCTGATGGACCTGGAGCCCGCCTACCGCGAGCTGCGCGCGCTGCACCCGACGCACCTCGACGGCTCGCGCGACAAGCTGTACTGGTTCCTGTGCGGCTGGCTGGGCGGGCCGCAGCACTACGTCGAGCGCTTCGGCCACCCGCGCCTGCGCGCGCGCCACCTGCCGTTCCCGATCGGCATCAGGGAGCGCGACCAGTGGCTCGCCTGCATGGACCAGGCGATGGAGGAACTGCAGCTCGACCCCGCGCTCGTGACCCGGCTGCGCGAGGCATTCTTCAACACCGCCGACTGGATGCGCAACCGCGGCGGCTGA